The genomic interval ATCGTAAGAATAACAGCAGTAATCAGAAAGAATGTTTGTAATGTATCAGTTACAATGATGGTTTTTACACCACCTTTAAATGTATAAACCCATATTAAAAAGATCGTAATAGCCACAGCCACTTCAAATGGTACACCCAATGGTTTAAACAATGCAAGCTGAAGAACCTGTGCTGCAACATAAAGCCTCACTGCTGAGCCAATAGTTCGTGATAAAAGAAAAAATCCGGATCCTGTTTTATATGACCAAAACCCGAAACGTTGTTCCAGATACGAATAAATAGAGATTAGATTGAGCCGGTAATACAAAGGCATCAGAACAGTGCCGATTACGAAATAGCCCAGAATATAACCGATAACTACCTGAAAATAAGAAAATTGAATATTGGCAACGGCTCCCGGTACAGATACAAATGTAACACCCGACAAAGATGTGCCGATCATTCCAAATGCTACCAGATACCATGGTGATTGCCGGTTAGCTGTAAAAAATGTATTAGTATCTGCTCCTTTTGAAGTATATATGGAAACTGTGATCAGCATTCCGAAATAAACGATCAGTATAACCAGGGAAATGTAGGGATTCATCAAATCAATTAATATTAAGGATATGTAACGGGCAACAAAAGAAGGGAAAATCTTCTGTTAATGTACGTTTTTAATTAGATTTGCTAATCAAACAGAAATTTGGTTGTTATGCAAGCGCTTACAGAGACAGAGGTTGAAATTCTGGAAAAAACCATCGAAACAGAGATAAAAAAACTGGTTATATATAATGATGACGTAAATACTTTTGATTGGGTAATTGATACGCTCATAGAAGTTTGTCGTCATACCAGTGAGCAGGCAGAGCAATGTACGCTTATTATACACTATAAGGGTAAATGTTCTGTAAAAGAAGGTGAATTTGAGGAATTGATCTTTATGCGGAATGAAATTTGCAGAAGAGGTATTTCGGCAGAAATTCATTGAGTACTAACCATGTTTAAAATTGGTATGGAATGAAATTTTGATGCCAATGAAACGTTGGTTTGTGACTTACTGTTTATTAAACACTGCTTAATTATTTATCAGTTCACATGAATTATCCTTCACGTCTTATTGAGGATGCCGTTGGAGAGATTTCCCGTCTTCCGGGAATTGGGAAAAAAACAGCTTTACGCCTGGCATTACACTTATTAAAAAGAGAAGAGGAGCAAACGCGTTCACTTGCCGAGGCAATTGTAAATATGCGCACAAAAACCTCATATTGTGTAAAGTGCCATAACATTGCAGATGGGCAACTTTGTAACATATGCAGTAATCCAAAAAGAGATGCATCCATAATTTGTGTGGTAGTAGATACCAGAGATGTTCTTGCCATTGAGGCGACCAGTCAGTACAAAGGTTTGTACCATGTTTTGGGGGGAATCATTTCACCCCTGGAAGGTATTGGCCCGTCAGATCTGCATATTGAATCGCTTCTGACAAGAGTTGAAAATCAGGAAGATGGAGAGCATGTTGCTGAAATAATTCTGGCGCTGAATCCTA from Dyadobacter sp. NIV53 carries:
- a CDS encoding ATP-dependent Clp protease adaptor ClpS, with product MQALTETEVEILEKTIETEIKKLVIYNDDVNTFDWVIDTLIEVCRHTSEQAEQCTLIIHYKGKCSVKEGEFEELIFMRNEICRRGISAEIH
- the recR gene encoding recombination mediator RecR, producing MNYPSRLIEDAVGEISRLPGIGKKTALRLALHLLKREEEQTRSLAEAIVNMRTKTSYCVKCHNIADGQLCNICSNPKRDASIICVVVDTRDVLAIEATSQYKGLYHVLGGIISPLEGIGPSDLHIESLLTRVENQEDGEHVAEIILALNPTMEGDTTAFYLQKKLKVTGVKVSTIARGIPIGGDLEYADEITLGRSIVSRVAYD